The Kogia breviceps isolate mKogBre1 chromosome 4, mKogBre1 haplotype 1, whole genome shotgun sequence genome window below encodes:
- the SPC24 gene encoding kinetochore protein Spc24 isoform X1: METGLSGKGAGPRGQLNLRGIGPSVVMAAFRDMEEVSQGLLSLLGANRAEAQQRRLLRRHEQVVERLLETQDGAEQRLREVLTAEKEVAQSLLNAKDQAHQGGVELQQLEVELQRASEEDARLKASLLYPFLCVRNSRAPASPRRPLFTLENTPGASSPGPDGVGVSTWAALPPKPGVLNCLFTQLSRELEELKEIEADLERQEREVDEDTTVTIPSAVYVAQLYRRISKIEWDYECEPGMIKGIHHGPSVAQPIHLDSTQLSKKFISDYLWSLVDTEW, translated from the exons ATGGAAACGGGCCTCTCCGGGAAGGGGGCGGGGCCCAGGGGGCAGTTAAATTTGCGCGGGATTGGTCCTAGTGTAGTCATGGCGGCCTTCCGTGACATGGAGGAAGTGAGCCAggggctgctgagcctgctggGTGCCAACCGCGCCGAGGCGCAGCAACGGCGGCTGCTGAGGCGCCACGAGCAGGTGGTGGAGCGGCTGCTGGAGACGCAAGACGGTGCCGAACAGCGGCTGCGAG AGGTCCTCACTGCGGAGAAGGAGGTGGCCCAGAGCCTCCTTAACGCGAAGGACCAGGCACACCAGGGCGGCGTTGAGTTGCAGCAGCTTGAAGTGGAGCTTCAGAGGGCCAGCGAGGAAGACGCCCGCCTGAAGGCCAGCCTCCTATATCCTTTCCTGTGTGTGCGGAACAGCCGGGCCCCAGCCTCGCCCAGGAGGCCCTTGTTCACTCTAGAAAACACACCTGGAGCCAGCAGCCCCGGGCCCGACGGGGTTGGTGTGAGCACATGGGCAGCCCTCCCTCCAAAGCCAGGGGTCCTTAACTGCCTGTTTACTCAGCTCAGCAGAGAGCTGGAGGAGCTCAAGGAGATCGAGGCCGATCTCGAAAGACAAGAGAGGGAGGTTGACGAAGACACGACAGTCACCATCCCTTCAGCCGT GTATGTGGCTCAACTTTATCGCCGAATTAGTAAAATTGAGTGGGATTATGAATGTGAGCCGGGGATGATCAAAGGCA TCCATCATGGCCCCAGCGTTGCTCAGCCCATCCACCTGGACAGCACCCAGCTCTCCAAGAAATTCATCAGCGACTATCTCTGGAGCTTGGTGGACACGGAGTGGTAG
- the SPC24 gene encoding kinetochore protein Spc24 isoform X3, translating to METGLSGKGAGPRGQLNLRGIGPSVVMAAFRDMEEVSQGLLSLLGANRAEAQQRRLLRRHEQVVERLLETQDGAEQRLREVLTAEKEVAQSLLNAKDQAHQGGVELQQLEVELQRASEEDARLKASLLYPFLCVRNSRAPASPRRPLFTLENTPGASSPGPDGVGVSTWAALPPKPGVLNCLFTQLSRELEELKEIEADLERQEREVDEDTTVTIPSAV from the exons ATGGAAACGGGCCTCTCCGGGAAGGGGGCGGGGCCCAGGGGGCAGTTAAATTTGCGCGGGATTGGTCCTAGTGTAGTCATGGCGGCCTTCCGTGACATGGAGGAAGTGAGCCAggggctgctgagcctgctggGTGCCAACCGCGCCGAGGCGCAGCAACGGCGGCTGCTGAGGCGCCACGAGCAGGTGGTGGAGCGGCTGCTGGAGACGCAAGACGGTGCCGAACAGCGGCTGCGAG AGGTCCTCACTGCGGAGAAGGAGGTGGCCCAGAGCCTCCTTAACGCGAAGGACCAGGCACACCAGGGCGGCGTTGAGTTGCAGCAGCTTGAAGTGGAGCTTCAGAGGGCCAGCGAGGAAGACGCCCGCCTGAAGGCCAGCCTCCTATATCCTTTCCTGTGTGTGCGGAACAGCCGGGCCCCAGCCTCGCCCAGGAGGCCCTTGTTCACTCTAGAAAACACACCTGGAGCCAGCAGCCCCGGGCCCGACGGGGTTGGTGTGAGCACATGGGCAGCCCTCCCTCCAAAGCCAGGGGTCCTTAACTGCCTGTTTACTCAGCTCAGCAGAGAGCTGGAGGAGCTCAAGGAGATCGAGGCCGATCTCGAAAGACAAGAGAGGGAGGTTGACGAAGACACGACAGTCACCATCCCTTCAGCCGTGTAG
- the SPC24 gene encoding kinetochore protein Spc24 isoform X2, translated as MAAFRDMEEVSQGLLSLLGANRAEAQQRRLLRRHEQVVERLLETQDGAEQRLREVLTAEKEVAQSLLNAKDQAHQGGVELQQLEVELQRASEEDARLKASLLQLSRELEELKEIEADLERQEREVDEDTTVTIPSAVYVAQLYRRISKIEWDYECEPGMIKGIHHGPSVAQPIHLDSTQLSKKFISDYLWSLVDTEW; from the exons ATGGCGGCCTTCCGTGACATGGAGGAAGTGAGCCAggggctgctgagcctgctggGTGCCAACCGCGCCGAGGCGCAGCAACGGCGGCTGCTGAGGCGCCACGAGCAGGTGGTGGAGCGGCTGCTGGAGACGCAAGACGGTGCCGAACAGCGGCTGCGAG AGGTCCTCACTGCGGAGAAGGAGGTGGCCCAGAGCCTCCTTAACGCGAAGGACCAGGCACACCAGGGCGGCGTTGAGTTGCAGCAGCTTGAAGTGGAGCTTCAGAGGGCCAGCGAGGAAGACGCCCGCCTGAAGGCCAGCCTCCT TCAGCTCAGCAGAGAGCTGGAGGAGCTCAAGGAGATCGAGGCCGATCTCGAAAGACAAGAGAGGGAGGTTGACGAAGACACGACAGTCACCATCCCTTCAGCCGT GTATGTGGCTCAACTTTATCGCCGAATTAGTAAAATTGAGTGGGATTATGAATGTGAGCCGGGGATGATCAAAGGCA TCCATCATGGCCCCAGCGTTGCTCAGCCCATCCACCTGGACAGCACCCAGCTCTCCAAGAAATTCATCAGCGACTATCTCTGGAGCTTGGTGGACACGGAGTGGTAG